In Streptomyces sp. NBC_00341, the DNA window GGCGTAGCCCTGACCGATGGCACGGAACTTCCACTCCGCGCCGTTGCGGTACAGCTCGCCGAAGACCATGGCGGTCTCCGTCGAGGCGTCCTCGCTCAGGTCGTAGCGGGCGAGCTCGCTGTTGTCGGCCTGGTTGACCACGCGGATGTACGCGTTGCGCACCTGGCCGAAGCTCTGCTGGCGCGACTCGGCCTCGTAGATCGAGACCGGGAAGACGATCTTGTCGACATCGGCCGGGACACCGGCCAGGTTGACCTTGATGACCTCGTCGTCGCCCTCGCCCTCACCGGTGAGGTTGTCACCGGTGTGCTCGACGGAGCCGTCGGGGCTCTTGAGGTTGTTGAAGAAGACGAAATTGCCGTCGTTGCCGACCTTGCCCTCGGCGTTCGTCAGCAGGGCGCTGGCGTCGAGGTCGAAGTCTCCACCGGTGGTGGTACGAGCGTCCCAGCCCAGACCCACGATGACCGCGGTCAGGTTGGGCGCGGCCTTGGTCAGCGAGACGTTGCCGCCCTTGCTGAGGCTGACTCCCATGAGTCCTCCCATTGGTTTCCTTGGGGGCCGGCCGGTGCCGGCGCCTCCACGTTGCGTTGGCATCGGATCAACGAGTGGATCCTAGTGACCGGTTCCCGGCCAAAACAGGCTTTTGGCCGGGGGTCGCCCGGAGATCCCCCGGATCTCGGATCAGAGAGTGCCGAGCGCCTTGACGTAGTCGTTGAGGTCGCGCGCGTCGGGCAGGCCGTTGACGACCGTCCAGCGCACCACGCCCTCCTTGTCGATGATGAAGGTGCCGCGCACCGCGCAGCCCTTCTCCTCGTCGAAGACGCCGTACGCCCGCGAGGTCTCGCCGTGCGGCCAGAAGTCCGACAGCAGCGGGTACTCCAGGCCCTCCTGCTCGGCGAATACGCGCAGGGTGTGGATGGAGTCGTTGGAGACGGCGAGCAGCTGCGTGTCGTCGTTCTCGAACGTGGGCAGCTCGTCGCGCAGGGCGCAGAGCTCACCCGTGCAGACGCCGGTGAAGGCGAACGGGTAGAACAGCAGCACCACGTTCTTGGCGCCGCGAAATTCGGAGAGCTTCACGGTCCGGCCGTGATTGTCCTTCAGCTCGAAATCCGGGGCCTTGGTGCCGACCTCGATCGCCATGAAACGCGTCCCTTCGCTACGTCGCCGGGCTGGGCTGTCCGGGTGACTCCCACCACCCTACGCAGATGCCCCTGGCGGCCGTGCGGCACCCGCAGAAGGTCACCCCGCGGGTCCTCGCAGGTCCCTGCGGGCCGCTGCCGGGGCTTCACGGCTGCCGACGGGTGTCCCCGGGCGGGCTGCGGGCGAGACGGGTATACGAAGGCCCCCGGGCGGCTTGCTGCCGTCGGGGGCCTCCAGTGGCGATATGCGGTTCAGCGCCTGGGCTTGGCCGCCACCTTCGGTGTGGCCAGACGGCTGCCCGTCCAGTCCTTGCCCGCACTGATGCTCTTGGTCTGGGCGAGACCGGCTGTCTGGGCAGCCTCGTTGATGTCGCTCGGCTCGACGTATCCGTCACGGCCGGTCTTCGGCGTCATCAGCCAGACCGTGCCGCCTTCCTCGAGCAGACCAATGGCATCCACCAGCGCGTCCGTAAGGTCGCCGTCCTCGTCGCGGAACCAGAGCAGGACGACGTCTGCGACGTCGTCGTAGTCCTCGTCGACGAGATCCTGGCCGATAGTGGCCTCAATGCCCTCACGGAGCTCCAGCTCGACGTCGTCGTCGTAGCCGATCTCCTGGACCACCTGTCCGGGCTCGAACCCCAGGCGTGCTGCCGGGTTGGTCCGCTCCTCCGCGTGGTCCGCGGTCGCGCTCACGGGTTGCCTCCTGATCATGTTTCGGAAAATGCTGCAGCCACGCGCGTACGCGGGGCGTTGGCCGTAGTCCACACGGGAGCGGCGGATCGCGCAAGTACCCAGGGCACGAGACCGCCTAAACGGTGACGTTTCGTGCCACGTCGCCGCACTGTTGGCGGCCCCTTGCCGGAGCCTGCGCTACCGTCCACACCCTTTACGTCCTTGAACAGCTTATGCCGTTTCGGTCCGGCAATCGGAGTCGAGCAGTGTTTGGGAACACTTGGACGACTTGGGCGTATGGTTGCGGTTTCGCCCGACCCATCCTGCCCGACCTGCCCACAACACGCCTCCCGCCTCCCGGATACCCGCTCCGGCGCGGCCCATCCGGGGCTTGGGCCGTCCGGTGACACGGTGTCCCGGAAAGCCCCTGGTTACCCTTCGGTAGAGGTGACGTTTGCGCCCTCGCGGTACACGATGGGACGGCGTACGTGTACACATCCCGGGGGCGTGAATCCCGCAACCAGGCCCCGAAGCGCAGCACCGAACAGCGAAGGAACAGCGTGGCTTCCGGATCCGATCGCAACCCGATCATCATTGGCGGCCTTCCGAGTCAGGTCCCGGATTTCGATCCCGAAGAGACCCAGGAATGGCTCGACTCCCTCGACG includes these proteins:
- a CDS encoding TerD family protein codes for the protein MGVSLSKGGNVSLTKAAPNLTAVIVGLGWDARTTTGGDFDLDASALLTNAEGKVGNDGNFVFFNNLKSPDGSVEHTGDNLTGEGEGDDEVIKVNLAGVPADVDKIVFPVSIYEAESRQQSFGQVRNAYIRVVNQADNSELARYDLSEDASTETAMVFGELYRNGAEWKFRAIGQGYASGLRGIAQDFGVNV
- a CDS encoding peroxiredoxin, which translates into the protein MAIEVGTKAPDFELKDNHGRTVKLSEFRGAKNVVLLFYPFAFTGVCTGELCALRDELPTFENDDTQLLAVSNDSIHTLRVFAEQEGLEYPLLSDFWPHGETSRAYGVFDEEKGCAVRGTFIIDKEGVVRWTVVNGLPDARDLNDYVKALGTL
- a CDS encoding DUF3052 domain-containing protein, with the translated sequence MSATADHAEERTNPAARLGFEPGQVVQEIGYDDDVELELREGIEATIGQDLVDEDYDDVADVVLLWFRDEDGDLTDALVDAIGLLEEGGTVWLMTPKTGRDGYVEPSDINEAAQTAGLAQTKSISAGKDWTGSRLATPKVAAKPRR